The region GTATTCCCTTGATGGAAAAACATATTTTAAAAGCTAAACCCAATTATGCCCATTACCAGAAACAGGTGTCCATGATTATACCCTGGCCCCGATTTAGCCCACCCGAGCAGCAAAGCCAGGAAGGATAACTTTTTATCCAGCCCTAATACCAGACTAAAAAAATTATTGATAGCAATATTCTCTCCAAAAATTCTATGTTGCCTGGTTCCAAAAGATTCTTTTTGGGCTGATGGGCAAGGTTAGCTTTTGTTAGGGGGCACAGGAAATAATGAAAATTGAAATTCTATCTGCTGAATCACTGGGGACAAGAGGGATGTGCTGTATGGTAGAAACGGCCAAGCAAAGTATTCTAATTGATCCTGGCCTGGCTCTTGGTTATAGAAGGAAAAATCTTCTACCCCACCCATTTCAAGTAGCTATGGGGGCTAAAATTAGAGCAAAAATAGTAAATCGTTTTGCCCTGGCTACGGATGTAGTATTTAGCCATTTCCATGGGGATCATGTGCCCCTTAAGAATGCCAACCCCTATCAGCTGTCCTTAGCTATAATCCCTAAGACCAAACCTGGGTTGAGAGTATGGTCCAAACCTAGCAATTCTTTAGGGAACAAGGAAAAAGAAAGGGCAGAGGACATTTATAGAAGTTTAGGGGAACCCTGTACTAAATCAAGCAAACACCTCAGTTTTTCCCAGCCTGTTATTCATGGTGAGACCCGGCCGGGCGGGGTAACCGTTATAATGACCAAGATAGAAGATGACATTGTTTTTGTACACGCTTCAGATATACAATTATTAAACCACCAGGTAGCGGCAGAAATAATACAGTGGAAACCTCATATTCTATTTGCCTCAGGTCCACCTATTTACCTTAAGGACAGATTAGACAGAAACCTGTTAGAAGCAGCCAGGGAAAATGCACTCAAGTTATCAGAGAAAATAGAAACAGTCATATTAGACCATCACCTGTTAAGAAGCCGAGAAGGGCTGCAATGGCTGGATGAGGTCAACAGCCGGGCCAAACATCATATCATATGTGCTGCTGATTTTATGAACTTACCCCGCCGCTTATTAGAGGCTGACAGGGAATTCCTTTATTCAGTTATGCCCGTTCCTGAAAATTGGCATAAGCTTTATGCCGAAGGAAAGGCTGGTTTTAGTAAATATTTCAGATTACCCTGAACTTGCCTGGTTTTAGAACCAGAAATTATCTGCACCCTATATGCTTTAAAAGATGATATTTTTTATTTTATCTATAAATTCAGCCCACCCAAGTGTATACTGTGGCATAAAAGAAAAAAATTTTAATATGAATAACGCTATTGAAGTAAAACAACTGGTAAAGAAGTTTGGCTCCATTGCTGCAGTAAATAATATCAGCTTCAATGTAGCCCAGGGAGAATTCTTTGGTTTTTTGGGACCCAATGGAGCAGGGAAAACTACTACTATAAGGATGCTTACCGGAATTATTAAACCCAGCAGTGGAAGCATCTCGGTGATGGACTACAATATTAGCACCCAAACCCTCAAAGCCAAACAGAGCATGGGTATTATTCCAGAAGTTTCCAATGCCTACATAGATCTCACTGCCTGGCATAATATGATGTTTCAGGGTGAACTTTATGGCCTAAATAGGAAGCAGCGAATAGACAGGTCAGAAAAACTTTTACAGGAGTTTGAACTGTATGAGCGTAAAAACCAACTAGTTAAATACTATTCCAAAGGGATGAAGCAGAGACTGATTATATGTATGGCCCTTTTAAACCAGCCTGAGGTTTTATTTTTGGATGAACCCACTTCCGGTTTAGATGTAAACAGCACCCGTATTATCAGGGCCAAGATTAAAGAGTTTAATGCGGGTGGCACTACCATATTTCTCACCACCCACAATATGGAGGAAGCCAACCAGCTATGCGACCGGATAGCAATAATAGAAAAGGGGGTACTGGCAGCGGTTAATACTCCCGAGAACTTAAAGCTTACTACTAAAGAATTGCAGTCGGTGGTAGTGGCTTTTGAGGGCAAAATAGATTTGGATGATTTAAGTTCCATGCACAAAGTAAACCGTGCAGAAAAAGTGGGTGATAAATTTAGGCTTTATACCAAGAACCCAGGGGATTTATTGTTTGACCTGACAGATATGGCCAGAGACAGGAACCTGAGGATAATTAGCTTAAACACCACTACACCGACCCTGGAAGATGTATTTTTACAATTAACCAAGACTTAGGCAGGTTATTTTATGGCTATTGAACAATTGGCAAAAGCATGGGCTATATGCAAAAAAGATATTCGTATTTACTTTTTTAAGGCACCAGTATTAATATTTGGGGTACTGCTGCCTATCTTTCTTTTCCTCGCATTTGGGCTGGGCAGGAACATTTCTACCCATGATCTGCTGCCTGGCTTAATTTCGATGGCTCTTTTTTTTACAGCTGCCGCAGTAGTTCCCTTAATTGCACCCTGGGAAACTAGGACTAAGACTTTAGAGAGGCTGGTTTCATCACCAGTCCTGATATCCACCATAATCCTGGGAGACATTTTAGCTTCTTTTTTATTTGGCCTGATTATAACTATAATTCCTATTATAGTTGGACTGTTGATAGGGATTAGCATCCAATACGTGCTGGTTTTCATACTGGGTATTATTTTGGCTTCTTTTTGTTTTTCCGCCCTGGGATCCCTAATGTCTACTGCGCCCTCTGATACTCCGGCCAATATTAA is a window of Actinomycetota bacterium DNA encoding:
- a CDS encoding ABC transporter permease, giving the protein MAIEQLAKAWAICKKDIRIYFFKAPVLIFGVLLPIFLFLAFGLGRNISTHDLLPGLISMALFFTAAAVVPLIAPWETRTKTLERLVSSPVLISTIILGDILASFLFGLIITIIPIIVGLLIGISIQYVLVFILGIILASFCFSALGSLMSTAPSDTPANINMITTVVKFPLVFISGIFIPIQDMPAWSRVLSYLSPLTYFTDLTRFSINQENYFNIGIDFLVLILYSILFYLLAIKLHQRNIPRRI
- a CDS encoding ATP-binding cassette domain-containing protein, with product MNNAIEVKQLVKKFGSIAAVNNISFNVAQGEFFGFLGPNGAGKTTTIRMLTGIIKPSSGSISVMDYNISTQTLKAKQSMGIIPEVSNAYIDLTAWHNMMFQGELYGLNRKQRIDRSEKLLQEFELYERKNQLVKYYSKGMKQRLIICMALLNQPEVLFLDEPTSGLDVNSTRIIRAKIKEFNAGGTTIFLTTHNMEEANQLCDRIAIIEKGVLAAVNTPENLKLTTKELQSVVVAFEGKIDLDDLSSMHKVNRAEKVGDKFRLYTKNPGDLLFDLTDMARDRNLRIISLNTTTPTLEDVFLQLTKT